The Polaromonas sp. SP1 DNA window GCCGCGGCGAAGACCTGCAAAGCATCAACGTGCGCGGCCTCTACCCTGCGGGCGAAGGCGCCAGTTACGCCGGCGGCATTTTGTCGGCGGGGGTCGACGGCATCAAGGTGGCCGAAGCGCTGGCGCGCAGCGTACTGCAAGACGCCGGACAACAGCGGATGGCTGCCTGATGGACCAGGGCTTTCATTTTTACGAGCCTTCGAAGGGCCACGGCCTGCCGCACGATCCTTTCAATGCCATGGTGGGCCCGCGGCCCATCGGCTGGATTTCTTCGCAGGACGCGAAGGGCCAGCTCAACCTGGCGCCCTACAGCTTTTTCAACGCCTTTAACTACACGCCGCCCATCATCGGCTTTGCCAGCATTGGCGCCAAGGACAGCCTGCACAACATCCGGGAGACCGGCGAGTTCGGCTGGAACCTGGCCACGCGGCCGCTGGCCGAGGCCATGAACCGCTCCTGCGCGATGGTGCCGCCCGAAGTCAACGAGTTCGAACTGGCGGGCCTCACGCCTGTCGCCTCTCAACGCATCGCCGTGCCGCGCGTCAAGGAAAGCCCGGTCTCGTTCGAGTGCCGGCTGACGCAAATCCTGCAGTTGCAGGGCGCCGATGGCGTGGCGGTGCCCACATGGCTGATACTCGGTGAAGTCGTCGGCGTGTACATCGCCCGGCATTTGATCAAAGACGGCAT harbors:
- a CDS encoding flavin reductase family protein, with translation MDQGFHFYEPSKGHGLPHDPFNAMVGPRPIGWISSQDAKGQLNLAPYSFFNAFNYTPPIIGFASIGAKDSLHNIRETGEFGWNLATRPLAEAMNRSCAMVPPEVNEFELAGLTPVASQRIAVPRVKESPVSFECRLTQILQLQGADGVAVPTWLILGEVVGVYIARHLIKDGIYDTAAAEPILRGGGPADYFAVTPDNLFRMFRPR